AGGTGGAGAGTGTAGATGGACATTTTACCAGAAAAATCAGTGCTCTCACAACAGACCGAGTTACCGGAAACTTAAGCATTATCGATTGGAGAAAAGAATCGAACAAGTGGAAACATCTACAAGGaatagcctttccaaaacaGAGTACCGCGCGTCCGATTATTGATATTCTGATTGGTATCGATTGTCTTGACTTACATTACTCCTACGAAGACGTCCAGGGATTTCCAGGAGACCCAATTGCAAGACGTACACCTTTGGGTTGGACTTGTATCGGAAATCCGGACGGCAAGATCGGGAACTCTTTACAGACAAACTTTATCCATGCCTATTTCGTTCATGGAGAGGCAAAGTTGGAGGAAATTGATTTAACTCTGCGCCGATTCTGGGAAATAGAAGCTGTCCACAAAGACGAACCTGTTTTGGAGGTTGAAGACAGAACTATTTTGAACAACACCCAAAAGTCCTTAAAGTTCGTGGAAGGGAGATATCAAGTTGCCATCCCATGGAAAAAGAACACTATCTTATCTCAAAACAATTATGAAATGGCACTTCGAACACTTGAAGGAACAGAACACAGGCTTCTGAAGAGCCCGGAGATCGCTAGAGCCTATACAGACTGTATTGAGCAGTACACTTTAAAAGGGTACATCAGAAAAGTCCCAAGGGAGGATCGACCTGCGGCCAAGTGGTTTCTTCCTCATTTTCCAATTGTGAGGCCTGACAAAACTACTACAAAGACGCGTATCGTTTTTGATGCCTCTGCGCGGTATCAAGGAGTTTCTTTAAACGATGTGATTTGTCAGGGACCAAAGTTACAACGTGACCTTTTCCACGTTTTGCTCCGTTTTCGGAAACACGCCGTTGCTCTGGTCTGTGACATCGCAGAAATGTATCTGAGGATTGAGATCGCACCTGAAGACTGTCCTTTTCACCGGTTTCTCTGGAGAGATTTAGATCAACAGAAAGATCCAGAAGAGTACGAATTTAGTCGCGTTGTATTTGGAGTGAATTCGTCGCCATTTCTTGCTCAGTTCGTCACCCAACATCACGCTGAAACGCATAGAACTGAGTACCCACTCGCGGCCGAAACCGCCCTCAAATCGACCTACATGGATGACAGTATGGATTCAGTGACTGATGACCAGCAAGGAATCGAACTGCACAAGCAATTGTCACAACTTTGGAAACGTGCAGGAATGCAAGCGCGAAAGCGGTTGTCTAACTCTCCAGTTGTGCTGAGCCAAATTCCACCGGAAGACAGAGCTTCAGAGATTGATTTAAAGGAAGGATCCCTACCCTCTATCAAAACCCTTGGAATGTTATGGCAGGCAGCAAAGGATGCGTTCACTTTCAAGGTTCAACCACCAGATAACCACTTTTCCTTTACAAAACGCaactttctatcaaaagtGGCAACTTTGTTCGATCCACTCGGGTTCCTTGCACCATTTATCATCAGAGCCAAAGTCCTGTTACAAGACCTTTGGGCTGCGGGATTAGATTGGGACGACCCTTTCGGAGAAGCCCTGGTGTGTAGAAGTCGAAATTGGTTTGAAGAATTGCCCGAACTAGCTCAGATCAGCGTCCCACGATGCTTGCAACCAATGAAAGATGAAATAACAATTTCCTCATCCCTGCAAACCTTCGTGGATGCTTCTGAAGATGCTTATGGTTCCGTTGTATATTACAGAAATGTCTATCCAAGTGGCCTAATATCCAGCGTTATTGTGGCTGCAAAGACAAGCGTCGCTCCCCTTAGAGCAACTAGTGTTCCACGCCTGGAATTGATGGGTGCTGTGCTTGGTTTAAGGCTAACTAAAGAGATTTCAAAGGCGTTGAATATATCGGATGCAGTTTTCTGGTCAGACAGCGTAGATGTACTCTGGTGGTTGCGTAACGCGAGTCGACGTTTCAAGCCAGTTGTTGCTAacagagttgctgaaattCAAAGTTTAACCAGTTCTAATCAGGGAGGTATGTTTCAACGGAAAACAATCCCGCGGATCTTGCAACAAGAGGTGTAACAGCATCTGGTCTAGCTCGTTCCGAAATATGGTGGCAAGGCCctaaattcttgaaaaatccagAGTCTGAATGGCCAGAGAATCTGATTCAAGCGTCATCATCATCGCAAAAAGAATTCAGATCAAGAGGACGTTTCAGGAAAGCAGAAACCAACAAGGGTCAAGAAAGCACACTAACTGCGGCTACGATAAAATCACGTGACTGGCGTTTGAACCCGCAACGATTTTCAAGTTGGACCCGACTTTTGAGGGTTCACGCGTGGGTATCCCGTTTCCTGGAAAACTGTTGTCTATCAAAAGACCAGCGAATAACTGGAGAACTCACGATTGACGAAATCAGAAATGCAGAGAACCAAATTATCGCACAAGCCCAGCAACAAGCATTTCCTGATGAATGCCGCATGTTGGCCCAAGGAAAGAATCTGCCACACTCAAGCAAACTTCTTCAACTTCGACCAGTGCTCGACGAGGACGAACTTGTACGTTGTGATGGACGACTCAGATATGCCGAATGTCTTCCGTACGATACGCGTTTTCCAATTATTCTCCCAAGAGGACACTGGGTTACCACCTTGATAGTTAAACACTACCACGAGAAGGGCTATCACGCGAGCGGAACTAATCAAACCCTAGCTGATTTGTCCTCACGTTTTTGGATCATTGCAGCCAGAGAGGAAATAAGAGCCTGGGAGAAGAACTGTACGGAATGTAGAAAACGAAAAGCAAAGCCTGCCAGCCAAGTGATGGCGCCTTTGCCACGGATAAGAGTGAAAGAACCTCTTCGAGCGTTTTCCAAAATTGCGGTAGATTTTGCTGGCCCTTTTTTCACCATACAAGGAAGAGGGAAAGCTAGACAAAAGCGCTATTTATACTTATTCACTTGCTTGTTATCGAGAGCCGTGCATTTGGAACTCGCATTTGGACTTGACACTGATGCATTTTTGAACGCGTTTTATCGCATGGTCAATCGTAGAGGTCTTCCTCAGGAGGTTGTCTCGGACAATGGAGGAAATTTTGTTGGGGCTGAAAAGGAACAACGTGAACTAGCCAAGAATCTTGACGAGGATAAAATTCAGAGATCTGTGGCAAATAAAGGTATCAGATGGCATTTCAATCCACCATTAGCACCTCATTTCGGGGGAGTACACGAAATCATGATTAAGGCGGCCAAGAGAGCAATCTTTGCAATTTTGGGGTCGGCGGACGTAAACGATGAAGAACTGATGACGGCTTTTACTGATGCCGAAGCTTTGATAAACTCAAGACCGCTTACCTACCAGTCTGCGAATCCAAGCGACGATGTACCTCTCACGCCGAATCATTTTCTTTATGGACAGATTGGCGGTCAATTTGCCCCAGAGAGTGTTGATGACAACAAGAATTTAAACATTAAGAAAAGATGGCGAAGAATTCAAGAACTTGTCAAACATTTCTGGCGCAGATGGATGAGAGAATGGTTACCCAATCTCAATTCGAGGAAGAAATGGCTTAAAACTCAAAGAAATCTTCAAGTCGGAGACATTGTTCTATTAATATCTCCAGACGCCCCTCGTGGCCAATGGCCTCTTGCCCGAGTAATCGAAGTTTATCCTGGTGAAGATGGAAGAGTTAGAGTTGCTAAGGTTCAAGTTGGACGCAACACCCTCACTCGAAGTATCTCCAAACTGTGTCCCTTGGAAATTTGCGAGCAGTGAAAAGGAACTTTACGAGAATTTGTTTAAGAGGTATTTCATTAACTGACTTTTTGTTTAGAAATTCAATCGATATGCAACATCGTGCATATCGAGGAGAGGGAGAATGTTTAGAAGGAACAATAACGTTGCTTCCCAACGGGGAAAACTAGAGTtgttaatgatatttatagGTGTCGTCCCTTTTGGGAAAAAGAGTAACATAAAGCTaggcaaaataattattcaagttctctccttgtttttcatttataagTTAGTTTTCATTCGTACGCGTTCGAGTCCAAGAGAGTTTAATATAAGGCATTTTCGTTCGAATTTAGTTTGGTTTGGTTTCGTTTCGTTTGTATATATTGTATATAGCTTCGTTTATTGTTTAAGTCGCGCAGTAGGTTtagaaataaaagtaataagtTAGCGAATCGTCAGAACAactggaacgtgcttttgtactataagtttatgcataaaactagttccccttagacatcttgttagaatccATGATGAGGTCTGTTtgaacagacgaaaccggtcggataataaacaaatttcaacaaaaaaatttttaaaaaacttaagaaaataataaaaaagaagttatagcTCAAACCTAGTTTGTTTCCTATTGATGAACGCTGTGCAGGCGGTGCACAAGTTACTGGtactacgtcataggtaccagtcctCGGTCTGCTccgtcaaaactcagatttttgtctttttgcgatcaagacccatggaaagacgtaaaaagttcagttgcttttttgaatttgtatccatagatgacttaacttttcgtcaaagacagaaaaaaataagggtgacagggactttaacaactttaaaatactgcaaaatgatcctgaaactggtgcaattttttcgcaaccaccgcttatttcattcaaacgcgacaaaaacgtaggtaactttctagtcaaaagcacattcaaaacaattgagcAACCTGGTACTTTCAAATGCAAGCGCtcgcgatgcaaaacttgtcctttcGTCCAAAACGCTGACAAAATATCAGGCCCTAAGCGATCTGTTAAGATCACTGATCGTTTCACGTGTACCTCGGCAAATGTTATCTactgcataacctgcacattatgcaaaaagcgatacattggcgaaacaggaagacgactaggcgaccgattccgagaacacctacgtgacgttgagaaagatgacaaagacgcatcgaaaccagtcgcgcggcattttaatctccctaaccattctaaagaacacatgtctatttgcggcctttccctacatcagggtaccacagacagccgcaaaaacctacagcaaagattcatttttcaaatcggcacccttaatccccacggcatcaacgaacgcttttcattcaattaatttattcctgtttttcacGTAACCTggtttccaccaatagcatagctccttgttctgtatataaaccttacactacccataattcatctattcgctctgacgaagggctaacgctcgaaacgtcagcttttcaatctctgtacggtggtcaatttacattatc
This portion of the Acropora palmata chromosome 13, jaAcrPala1.3, whole genome shotgun sequence genome encodes:
- the LOC141863179 gene encoding uncharacterized protein LOC141863179, whose product is MALRTLEGTEHRLLKSPEIARAYTDCIEQYTLKGYIRKVPREDRPAAKWFLPHFPIVRPDKTTTKTRIVFDASARYQGVSLNDVICQGPKLQRDLFHVLLRFRKHAVALVCDIAEMYLRIEIAPEDCPFHRFLWRDLDQQKDPEEYEFSRVVFGVNSSPFLAQFVTQHHAETHRTEYPLAAETALKSTYMDDSMDSVTDDQQGIELHKQLSQLWKRAGMQARKRLSNSPVVLSQIPPEDRASEIDLKEGSLPSIKTLGMLWQAAKDAFTFKVQPPDNHFSFTKRNFLSKVATLFDPLGFLAPFIIRAKVLLQDLWAAGLDWDDPFGEALVCRSRNWFEELPELAQISVPRCLQPMKDEITISSSLQTFVDASEDAYGSVVYYRNVYPSGLISSVIVAAKTSVAPLRATSVPRLELMGAVLGLRLTKEISKALNISDAVFWSDSVDVLWWLRNASRRFKPVVANRVAEIQSLTSSNQGDQRITGELTIDEIRNAENQIIAQAQQQAFPDECRMLAQGKNLPHSSKLLQLRPVLDEDELVRCDGRLRYAECLPYDTRFPIILPRGHWVTTLIVKHYHEKGYHASGTNQTLADLSSRFWIIAAREEIRAWEKNCTECRKRKAKPASQVMAPLPRIRVKEPLRAFSKIAVDFAGPFFTIQGRGKARQKRYLYLFTCLLSRAVHLELAFGLDTDAFLNAFYRMVNRRGLPQEVVSDNGGNFVGAEKEQRELAKNLDEDKIQRSVANKGIRWHFNPPLAPHFGGVHEIMIKAAKRAIFAILGSADVNDEELMTAFTDAEALINSRPLTYQSANPSDDVPLTPNHFLYGQIGGQFAPESVDDNKNLNIKKRWRRIQELVKHFWRRWMREWLPNLNSRKKWLKTQRNLQVGDIVLLISPDAPRGQWPLARVIEVYPGEDGRVRVAKVQVGRNTLTRSISKLCPLEICEQ